The stretch of DNA CAGAAAATAAGCCCCTCTGCATATTACTAATTTGATCCTTTATTGCCAACTGCCACAGACCGCATAGTTTAAGAATGACTGCCAGTCTCTCACCATCTCCTAGAGCCAGGACAGCCTCCTCGGTGCCCAGGTTGCGGAGGGCGAACATGGCCCTGTAGCGCTCAAACAGCGGCAGGCTCTCATCCAGGAGCTGTGTCCTCAGCTCAGGGACAGTCTTCCTCTGGGCTGGGGGAGCAGGGTCCACAGAACAGTAGGGGTTTCCATCGGTGACCTCCTCTGCTTTCTGGTCCCCACCAGATATCAGCCACTCCAGCCGCCTAACAGCCAACTGGCACGTCTCTGCCACCTGGTGGAGAAGGACAGTCATGTCATAACCACTATACAGGCACTGTACTGGTCATAGTGAATATGACTAACTTTCCACATATTCTCTACTCTACTTCTATTTCCCTCCAATATGCCTCGTTTTACCATACCTCGATGACTGGGTCCTCTGAGTACTCTTTCAGCAAGTCAAAGACCATGAGGTTCCCAATAGCTCCTAATGCTTCacctaaataaaaaataaataaatagttaaCTGTTTAGATAAGCACTATTATCATCATTATCTCTGAACATGTATATCAATAAGGTATGCATGAATGAGAGTGGACTCTAGTGATCTGGCATACTGACCTGCTTCATGCCTGACCATAGGCTCCTGTGTTGTGTCTTTTAGAACAGTCTCTAGCGTGGGTATGGCCCTCTCATCCTGCATTTGGCCCAGGCAGTATGCCAGCTCATGTTTCAACAGAGCAGAGTCATCAACAAAAGCCTGACTGATCCATTCGATGGCCTCTGGTCCGCCCAGGTTACGCAAGGTGAAGAGAGCTCTGAACCGTGTTGTCAGGTCCTGCTTTGGGTTGACCAGAATCTTGCCAACTGCTGCTACCTCCTGCTCACTTGCCATGCTGAGTATAATGATGTAGCTACTAGATCTGAAAAGGGAAGATCAGATACAGTGAGGATGTGAATGAACtgaatatgtagctagctagctattggaCATATCTGGTAATAAACACTGAATCCAATTCATAAAATATTGTCCTTACAAGGCTAGAGAGCTGCGTTGTTGGTTCACATTAGCTAGGAGTCTCAGGCTTGCCATTATCATGACTCCAATTCCATACCATTGGGTTCTCGAGAGCTAGTCTCAGGCTAGCAGCTTAGTTACAGCTTAGTTACACAGCTTAGTTACATCACAGTTACAAAACTAGCAGAGAAAGGGGTAGCTGCAATCCAATATGGCGACCGGAGtgtgggcgtgtggaaaggagtgtgtgtgtcgaagggaaagtagtgggcgtgtggaaaggtTGAGCGTTTTTCTTCCCTTTCATACCAGGCACTGCCGTACATTGAGCTACAATACCACAAGAGTTTGGACTCGGAGTCAGAGTCATTTTTCACTGTTAGTTTTACAAACAACTGTACATTTTCAGTTATAAAACTGATGATTGTTGGTTTTGATTCAAAGTATTGATGATGGGTATACTGTTGCTTCATGTGATGTATGCATGTGCTTACTGTGACTGTCACCCTGATATTGGCTACTCGGTAGCTATTTCCCGCACCGTTTCGGGaaataggagggggggggggggggggcataggcccacccacttgggagccaggtccacccactggagagccaggCACAGCCAATATGAATTAGTTTTTACCCACAAAAGGttttttattacagacagaaatgccctcccaggccaacccatggctgcacccctgaccagtcatgtgaaatccatagattagggcctaatggatttttttatttatttactgatttccttctatgaactgtaactctaaAATCTTCAACATTTTTGCATTGCAACATTTTCTTCAACATTTTTTCAGTACGTTATTATATTCAACCCAAGGGCACAATGGCCACAGGCCGCAAAAGGCATTGATTTTcttagggggcattacggccacaaaaGGGGGATGCTACCGGGAAATTTgaagcattatcaagtgcttgtcaaattgtgaacgagagactgatgaagtgtgtagcctgcacacaaaaaaacaaagcagagctcatgcctttcaatggtacttttttcaaatcatcattaaagTAGCAttatgcagccttagaatgtattaaaaatcaaaacatataacccaacgtttgtatcacaactaaagttgcataaataactaaattaagcatataggaggacctgtttctttaaCCGCACCAACACAGAATAGacacatgtgcgcactccctcagagggggggggggggggttcatgaaGGAACCAATTTTTTGCAGAGAGAATGTGCTGGGAGGTATTTTGTCAACATGTACTTAGGCATATTAAAACACTTCCGTATTTTCCAATCACGAGTATCACCTGTCAATTTACGGATACGATTACGACGACTATGGCCATATCGGCACACCCCTAGGCTGTGGTCCAAACACTTAAGATACACCCTCGCCATCTTAGCGAGGTCCAGCCCCTTAGCCCTCGTTTTTAGTCGGCTTTGcaagtgtacaattatgttcactcagGGGTCTGAAACTCCCCATATTTCAATTCGCgatgattgtacatccgctaagaaaaggatgcgaaaacttaaaaacaacatacaagtgtaagtaaaaacaaatacgttagaaattgtgctactaatgcacatgacAGCACAAACGTCTCATAAaaagtaaatatgtttttgtttggttatcttTTGGAAATTTTAGAAATTAAACATttttccttcttcagaagttccagctaggcagccaattcatttgctagctatcatacagtaggcgtatattaataattatatattttaaataagtAGACACGCACTCCTAtttgactgtagcgcatataaagcacccacaagctaccTGTGGCTAAAACACAATCATCGCGGGATGAATGCGTGACGAATTTCCGGCCAAGGGTGgtctatttaaaaaataatttcttCCTCGCCCTGCAAGTGTATATCGTCAGACGTCATCAGacgtgtccacttaatttgagagATGAGGGGATCgtgtgtgtcttttaagtgtttggtcCGCAACCCTAGTTTTTGGGCTATACATTTGAGCTAGACTTGGCAACCCTGGCTGCTACCCATACTTGAACTAGCAACCTAACGTTCGCTAACTAGTAAAGATGTTTAATaacatagctggctagctagcttgctaatatAATGACTATCATATCCAAGCTGAACCTTGCTTAGTAAAATACTTAGAATTCATAAACAGGTCAAAGATGGACTGACAATTACAGTAAATCATACTCACTTCGCCTACTTTTCTGTAACAGTTCGCTACAATCAGCACTTCATCTTTTCCACATGGACAAGTTCCTCAGTCGCTGTGCGTGACCGAGAAACACTACAACCTTATACTTCCGGGGTACAGTTTAGTTTACCATCTGGATACTGGAAAAATGTATATAATGTAAAGTAAAAAAGTATAATAATCACTCACATCAGTAATCAATTGTTTTAATTTAAATTTTATTGGAAAATATTGAAGAGTTAATTATCTAGTAGGTCTATCTCAGAAGAATAATGCATTGTATCAAGTACGGGTAACtgcataggtgtgtgtgtatgaaagtCCTTGGTATATTCTTTATATAATAATTTGTGTTCCCCCAGGTACTTTTTGTATTGATttgtttattaaaaaataaaaataaagtgtGTGTCTGAAAGTGGACGTGTCAACAAAAGTGGGAGGATCAACCGCGAAATGCGTTACACCAGCACTTTGTAATTGGTTAGATATTTTTGATTGAAGCAGATTGTTTTTCCATTTCTTAACACGTTTTTATTGGTCAAGACGGTGTGAAACAACACTTGGAGAGCTAAAAGCCACTCTTTTCTTGATAGAGAATCATACTGTGCCATTTGAATGTTAAAACACACAACAAATATGGAGCCGACAGAGATGGTTGCCTCGCTTCAAGTCCTTAGGAAtctatgcagtatttcgttttttatgtattattgaGCAGAGGAGAAAACATTTAAGGAAATAACTGAAGGGGTTATTTTTTCTAAATTGCTGGAGCACAACCATTCCATTGAACCCTGACATACGGACGTATCATATGCCACTAATCAGCAGTGGAAGAAAAGGTATCTCATATTcatgcttgagtaaaagtaaagataccttaaaataaAATTACTccagtaaaagtgagtcacccagtaaaatcctacttgagaaaaagtctaaaagtaGTTGGTTTAAAATgtgcttaagtatcaaaagaagaagtataaatcatttaaaatttcttatattaagcaaaccagacaacacaattttcttgtttttttatttacggatagccaggggcacagttcaacactcagacaaaattcacaaacaaagcatttgtgtttagtgagtctgccagatcagaggcagtagggatgttctcttgataagtgtgtgaattagacaattttcctgtcctgctaaccattcaaaatataacgagtacttttgggtgtcagggaaaatgtaagtggtaataagtacattattttctttaggaatgtagtggagtaagagttaaagttgtcaaaaatataaatagtaaagtgcaGAAACCCCCAAAATacgacttaagtactttacaccactgctaatcAGATCTATCTCAGGAAAACCTTTACACAGCCGTCGTGTTGtctgaaaacttaatgatggtgttggagttgtgagcGGACACGCAGTCATgcgtgaacatggagtacaggaagggactaagcacaGCTGCTCGAGGTTCGACTGTCTGCTGCCCTGGAACCTTAAACCACAAAGTCTCCATCTGCCTCTCCCGCTCCaggtccggagcccccagcggtGGATCCTTCATCTGCTCCTAGGATGGAGCCACAGCCTGCAGCTATTACAGATGCCAAGTGCAGCCAGAACTTTGGGGCCTCTCCAGCCACGCCTGCCAGCACCGTACTAGTTCCAGCCCAAAAGGTCCTTCTACCTTTAGACCTCTACTCAGGAGACCTGCCAGACATCACCTCGGGTGACCCAACAGAAGGCACTCCTGATGCTCCCTGCCACCACAGTAGGGTCAGTTCCCTCCCCTACCATAGGTTAagtgtcctcttcctcccagATATGGGCAGAGTCAGAGTTTCCTTCCCCCACGGTAGGGtaagagtcagagtcagagttcCCTTCCTTCCTGGTAAGGTCAAAGTTCCCTTTCCTCCTGGTAGGGTCAGAGTTTCAGTTTCCTGTGTACCTGGCATGTGTAAAGTGTCCTGTCCCTCAAGTTGGTCCAGTGTATCCTGCCCAATGGTAGGTCTAGAGTTCCTCGCCTTCCTGGTAGGTCCAGTCTACCATGGCCACCCGGTAGGCTCGCAATTTCCATTCATACCCGACCCTCAGTCTCTGGCAATAGTTTCAAGTTAAAActttgacatacagttgaagtcggaagtttacatacaccttagccaaatacatttaaactcagtttcacaattcctgacatttaatcctagtaaaaattccctgtcttttagatgaatgtggtaccttcaggcgtttggaaattgcttccaaggatgaaccagacttgtggaggtctacaattttttttatgaggtcttggcggatttctttagattttcccatgatgttaagcaaagatgcactgagtttgaaggtaggccttgaaatacatccacagctacacttccaattgactcaaattatgccaattagcctatcagaagcttctaaagccaagacataattttctggaattttccaagctgtttaaaggcacagtaaacttagtgtatgtaaacttttggcCCACTGGAATTtttttgatacagtgaattatgagtgaaataatctgtctgtaaacaattgttggaaaaatgacttgtgtcatgcacacagtagatgtcctagccgacttgcaaaaactatactttgttaacaagacatttgtggagtggttgaaaaatgagttttaatgactccaaactaagtgtatgtaaacttccgacttcaactgtaggttccCGGACTTCAGCCTTTGGTGCTTGGCCCCAATTCCTCTGCCGTTCTAGGTCCACAGTCTCCTGCACTAGTAGCCACTAAGTTTGTGTTGGGAATGTTATTCCGCTAATAGGGGGTGCAATAGTAGTGAGTTATGGTTACATTATTGCGCAGTGTAACTGTGTAGATAAGTTTGCAATTAAGAAGTTGCAATGTTTGCTACCTCTCGGGTAATGCTAGCTCTACTGTTTGTTTGTACCCCATGCATGCTACTTTGTCTAGTATCATTATTCATTATTCATGTGTGTTTATTGAGTTTGACTAATCTAGCAATGTTTATATTATATGCATGCTACTGCTGCAATATGTTTATATCTGCAATATGTATAGCCTGTTGTGTTACTTGTGTAGTAGCTGGTGCCCTTCTACAGATTCTAAAAGTTTTCAGAATGTTTCAGCACATGCGCGGTAGCCCTAAATTAAGATATCACCTAGGCCAGAGAGATAGCCATAAAACATCCATGgccttctatttctctctctctagccatgtGTATTCTTTAATTATGTCTAGATGCTATACTATTGCATTCATTCATGTGTTTATATTATGCCACAGTTTGCTCATCTACTTATTGTTATATTGCACGTGTATATTTATCTTAGTATCTTCAAATGGATAATGATTGTATTGTTTCAGAACCACACACAAGTGCATATAAACCTCTTTAAATGGAAGCAGCTGTGTCCACGTGTGTGTGGTGGTGACTATGAAGAGTATAGCTATGGGCCTCAACATCACATTCTAACCAGATAGCACTGTAGTGGGCAGATCTTAGTGAATCAGTTGACGTTTACTAGCGGATGAGGGCATTCACAACTGACCTCTCTGGTGAGCTCCAGCTAGTCCTTTTTTCATGGTCCTAGTTTTTGCCGGATATAGCTACCAACAGTTTTTTCAATTAGGCTATTAATGAGTAAGCCAATGACTAAGCTATTTTACATTGTGCCAGTGAATTGAAGTTGAACATCGTCAAATCCGTCCTTTTAATAAGGCTTAATTGCGCCAAATATAGCTTATTTAATTGATGTCCTAGCTAGGCAATAGATCGCAAAGCAGGGCACCCACAATTCcccacttgtcacgccctgaccttagagatcctttttatgtctctatttagtttggtcagggtgtgatttggggtgggtattctatgttctttcgttctattatttgtatttctatgttttggtagggttctcaatcagggacagctgtctatcgttgtctctgattgagaaccatacttaggtagccctttttcccacctgtctttgtgggaagttaactttgtttgtggcacttagCCTTAAGCATCACGGTTGtttggtattgtttattgttttgtcggcgtcatcacCTAATAAAAGGGaatatgtacgcttaccacgctgcgctttggtcaagttctttcaacggccgtgacaccaCTGAGCTAAACTTTTTGGAAATGGCAAATTCCCTTTCTCCTCGATGTATGCTTCTCAAGTGCAAATACTGTACAGCAGTTCAAATCACCAGGCATTTTTGTTAATAGGAGAGGTCTACCATAATTATGATCACACTTCCTCAATTTAAATATTATGGGGACACCTATACATTTGGCAGCCAACCACAAGTTATCTGTAgtctatttgtattttttttatttattatggatcctcattagctaaGGCATCAGCTACTCGTCCTGGGGTCCAGAAAAATTAAGGcaattatacaattttaaaaacattagaaTACAGTCACAACAGATTTTACAACAAATTAAGTGTCTACTACCACAtagctacaacacaaaatccatgtgtaggtgtgtgtatctgggtatttgtgtttgtatttattatggatccccattagctggtgCCAAGGCTAcagctactcttcatggggtccagcaaaattaatgcagttatacaattttaaatacaataaaatacattcataacagattacaaaacacactgtgtgccctcaggcccctactccactaccacatatctaccaCACAAAATCCCtgtgtacgtgtgtatagtgCCTATGTTATcatttgtgtgtatgcatgtgtctgtgcctatgtttgtgttgcttcacagtgcCCGCTGTTcgataaggtgtatttttatatgttttttaaatctgattctactgtttGCATCAGTTAACTGATGTGGAAtaaagttccatgtagtcattgctctatgtagtactgtgcgcctcccatagtctgttctggacttgggtactgtgaagagacctttggtggTATGTCTTGtcgggtatgcatgggtgtctgagctgtgtgctagtctttaaacagacagctcggtgctttcaacatgtcaatacctctcacgaatacaagtagtgatgaagtcaatctcatctccactttgagccagaagaaattgacattgatattattgatattattaatgtttgctctctgtgtacatccaatggccagccgtgctgcctcGTTCTGAGCCACTTATTCCTTGTCACCCATTCTGAAATTACCTGCAGCTCTGTgttgtgttgcagtcatttcagtcactgtagtagctgacgtgtatagtgttgagtgaTCCtcgtacatagacacactggctgtCCTCAAAGCatgtggcatgtcgttagtaaagattgaaaaaagtaaggggcctagacagctgccctggagaattcctgattctacctggattatgtttgagaggctgccattaaagaacaccctctgtgttagacaggcaactctttatccacaatgtAGCGTGGGATGtaaaaccataacacatacgttttttcagcagcaatgatcgataatgtcaaaagccgcactgaagtctaacaaaacagctcatACAATAtgtttatcatcaatttctctcggccaatcatcagtcatttgtttaAGTGCTGTGCTTATTGAATGTCCCTCCCTATAAGTGTGCTAAAagtttgttgtcaatttgtttactataaaatagcattgtatttggtcaaacacaatttttcccaaaagtttactaagggttggttgttcggctatttgagccagtaaagggggctttactattcttaggtagtggaatgacttttgcttccctccaggcctgagggcacacactttctagtaggcttaaattgaagatatggcagtatcgtccgctattatcctcagtaattttccatccaagttgtcagacccgggtggcttgtcattgttgatagacaacaataattttttcacctcttcaaCACTCACTTTTACGGAAATCAAAATTAAAATTCTTGTCTTTcctaatttggtcagatatactttgAATGTGTATTGTTAGCGTTTTTTTgatggcatgtcatgcctaagtgctaatcttgccaatgaaaaaatcattaaagtagttggcaatatcagtcggttttgtgatgaatgagccatctgattcaatgaatgatggagctgagtttgcctttttaccCAAATTTTCATTGAAGGTGCTCcgaagctttttactatcattctttatgccATTTATCTTTGTTTAACAGTGTAGTTTCTCCTTCTTTTTatgcagtttagtcacatgatttctcaatttgcagtacgtttgccattTGGTTGAGCAGCCATTCCTTtcctctcaaccataccatttttcaattcctcatcaatcaacagggatttaacagttttaatAGTCATTTTTTAATGGGTggatgcttattagtaactgggataagcaattgtGCTAATGTGTCAATGTAGCGtttggttgctcctcattacacaccacggaccatcaaatattctttacatcaacaacataggaatcactacaaaacttattgtataaCCTCTTATACAATATATTAGGCGCAGCCTTTGGAATTTTGGTTTTCCTAgctatggctactatattgtggtCACTACATCTGATGGACTTGGACACtgctttaaatgtattttatttatatttatttaacctttatttaaccaggaagggctcattgggatttaaaatctctttttcaagagtgtcctggccaagataggcagcatcaagtcactacaaaaattacagacaaacaacatgaaaaactacaagtaatctagtaaaaaccatagaattcacaagagtataacaaaaatcaaaaacagctaattaaaaacattgacaggtcagggaatcagtctcaagatcattcatcagtgatttaaaaataccagtcgggacaagttcttccagtttaaaagtattttgtaaggcgttccaagacgatggcgcagagtacataaaagcccttttaccaaattcagttcggacatttggaacagttagcaggataaagtccagcgaaccaAGAGAGTagccaccacatttctgaacaatcaAAAttcccaaataaaaaggtagtaaacccaaaatggctttataaataaaaaatgtaccaGTGACTGaacctacgagtgactagagaaagCCAgctaaccctggtatacaaagtgcagtggtgcgtaagggttttgcagtataaaataaatctcaaagtgccatggtaaagggtgtcaattgatctcaaacactgagcggaagcattcatatataaaatatccccatagactagtaaaggcataaaagcacatttatgcagcattagtTAAGATTCGATCAATAGATGTTGATGAATTCATTCCTGTGCTTTttttaactaccctggtaggttgaccgataacctgaaccaggttgcaggcactagttacagttttaagctttctcttgagtggaCAGCCTGATGAAAGCGTGTCAATATTTAAATCCCCCAGAAAATaaacctctctgttgatatcacatacattatcaagcatttcacaca from Salvelinus fontinalis isolate EN_2023a chromosome 5, ASM2944872v1, whole genome shotgun sequence encodes:
- the LOC129855229 gene encoding deoxyhypusine hydroxylase-like, which codes for MASEQEVAAVGKILVNPKQDLTTRFRALFTLRNLGGPEAIEWISQAFVDDSALLKHELAYCLGQMQDERAIPTLETVLKDTTQEPMVRHEAGEALGAIGNLMVFDLLKEYSEDPVIEVAETCQLAVRRLEWLISGGDQKAEEVTDGNPYCSVDPAPPAQRKTVPELRTQLLDESLPLFERYRAMFALRNLGTEEAVLALGDGLQCSSALFRHEIGYVLGQIQHPASIPQLQAALELDGENAMVRHECAEALGSIGKEECMKILERYRKDTERVVKESCEVALDMLEYENGTQFQYADGLLRLQGEQ